The DNA segment GTCAGATCCGCACCTCCTGTGACATTTATCAATGCGCCTGTTGCGCCTTCGATGTCCATGTCAAGAAGCGGATTTGTAAGCGCTTTGTGCACTGCCTCATACCCTCTGTTCTCTGTATCTGATTCGCCCATTCCAACCATTGCCACTCCGCCGTTGCCCATAATGGCTTTGACGTCTGCAAAGTCCAGGTTTATCAATCCGGGCTTTGTAATGAGCTCGGTTATGCCTTTAACCGCGTTCACAAGAATCTCGTCAGCCACTTTAAAAGCAGTATTTATAGACACGTCAGGAACTATTTCAATAAGCTTCTCGTTCGGTATGACTATCAAGGTATCGACAAGCTCTTCCAACTTCTCAAGGCCCATTCTGGCATTTGCCATCCTGTGGCTGCCTTCCATATGGAATGGCAGTGTTACAATACCTACAGTCAATGCATTCTCTTTTCTTGCAACCTCAGCAACAATCGGAGCAGAACCTGTTCCCGTTCCTCCGCCAAGCCCGCATGTAATGAATATAAGGTCTCCGCCTTGTAATGCTGATTTTATTTCATCCTTTGACTCTTTTGCAGCAGCTTCTCCAACTTTCGGGTTTGCTCCTGCACCAAGGCCCTCAGTAATATCTTTTCCGATAAGGATTTTCTCGTCAGCATCTGTATAAAGAAGGTCCTGAGCATCTGTATTTATTGCAATTATCTTAGCTCCGTCTATGCCAACTTGCATCAAACGAGAAATGGTATTATTTCCGGCGCCGCCGCAACCGACAATAAAGACGCTCGCTTTCTTCTTTTTCAGAAGTTCCTGAAGATCCGCATCCTTTGCGTGCTTCCTTTGGGGAAGTGCTTCTTTCGTACCGTTTCCGGCACCTTCCTGTTTTCTCACGACGCTTCTGATTAGTTCATCCATAGCATTACCTTTATCCTCTTTCATATACTAAATTATAGCGCACATATTTAAATAGCTACCTTAAAGGCAATTATTTTGAGGGCGTTATTTCTTCCAGTTCGTTAGATGATTTTGTAACTGATTTTTCAAAATTCTCTACAAAACTGACCTCTTTTATGCCTGAAACATGCAGTATTATCTCGTCAGATATCTTTTTCTTTCCGTTCTGCGCAAGCTCAAAAGCACTCGGAAGCTCTATTTTGGCGGTTCCTTTCAATGGATCTATCGAAACCGATTTCGCTTCAGTATTTGAATAATATAAGAAAACTGCAGAAACCTTTTCTTCAGGCTTTTCAACAATCTTATTAAGAACGACTTCATACTCAAGCTCTTTTCCTGCAAGAGGATGATTAAAATCTATTTTTACCCTGCCGCTTGAAACAGATAATACGCGCCCCTGCAAATTGTTTGCAAGAGTTATAAATTGCCCTACCTGAGGGTGCATATTCTGCCTCGTAAAATTGCTCAACGGAATTATTTTGACAAATTCGGCGGATCGCT comes from the Nanoarchaeota archaeon genome and includes:
- a CDS encoding peptidylprolyl isomerase; translation: MENGTFVQIEYLGKIKESGEIFDLTYENIAKEKKIYNPNVNYGPITIILGNKQILASLDSKIKEMNVGEKKTIVLETKEAFGERSAEFVKIIPLSNFTRQNMHPQVGQFITLANNLQGRVLSVSSGRVKIDFNHPLAGKELEYEVVLNKIVEKPEEKVSAVFLYYSNTEAKSVSIDPLKGTAKIELPSAFELAQNGKKKISDEIILHVSGIKEVSFVENFEKSVTKSSNELEEITPSK
- the ftsZ gene encoding cell division protein FtsZ, with amino-acid sequence MDELIRSVVRKQEGAGNGTKEALPQRKHAKDADLQELLKKKKASVFIVGCGGAGNNTISRLMQVGIDGAKIIAINTDAQDLLYTDADEKILIGKDITEGLGAGANPKVGEAAAKESKDEIKSALQGGDLIFITCGLGGGTGTGSAPIVAEVARKENALTVGIVTLPFHMEGSHRMANARMGLEKLEELVDTLIVIPNEKLIEIVPDVSINTAFKVADEILVNAVKGITELITKPGLINLDFADVKAIMGNGGVAMVGMGESDTENRGYEAVHKALTNPLLDMDIEGATGALINVTGGADLTLKEAKEIVTSVTSQLAPDAKVIWGAMIQRELGDMIRVLLIVTGVKNYTVGLPPEVGHKAAPELKDGIEKDLGIEFI